One genomic segment of Rivularia sp. PCC 7116 includes these proteins:
- a CDS encoding AbrB family transcriptional regulator encodes MIYKIRFLQKYDSEQWQQQLVSYIPQITTIASQLALGIFVGFIFKLLQIPVGWLLGSMIGGIIYSTIQGNPQPLPKFFITLGKAFIALATAARFSWDTINVAATYAVPLLLCVFISGILSLFHGYLLSRWSGIDRVTGLVAFIPGAASSIVPIAEEMGADAVAVAVFQYLRLLLVVLLIPSAAGFFFPVDLNDSISTAIATTATATNNSAIPLWLNLIVLAGCCFVGVWGGNRLGLPASGFLGTFLIGLAVFWSCPYDLVVPRWLFATGLLCVGLSIGVKFDIKTATKLLKAVLIEIVLVISLILLCLGVGYEFHAFTHVDIITSLLGFTPGGLEAMVATVMQLGGDTGLVLAMQLTRMLIIIAFGPWLVNFAMKTAKSEQ; translated from the coding sequence GTGATTTATAAAATTCGATTTTTACAAAAATATGATTCTGAGCAATGGCAGCAGCAGTTAGTTTCCTATATCCCTCAAATAACAACAATAGCCTCTCAACTAGCTTTAGGAATTTTTGTCGGTTTTATATTTAAATTGTTGCAAATTCCTGTAGGTTGGCTTTTAGGTTCGATGATTGGGGGAATTATCTATTCGACTATTCAAGGTAATCCCCAGCCATTGCCAAAATTTTTCATTACTTTAGGTAAAGCTTTTATTGCCCTTGCTACTGCCGCACGTTTTTCTTGGGACACTATAAATGTTGCTGCTACTTACGCAGTACCTCTGCTGTTATGCGTATTTATTTCTGGGATTTTAAGCTTATTTCACGGATATCTATTATCTCGCTGGTCTGGTATAGATCGGGTTACGGGCTTAGTGGCGTTTATTCCTGGTGCTGCTTCTAGTATTGTCCCCATCGCTGAAGAAATGGGAGCAGATGCTGTGGCTGTCGCGGTGTTTCAATATTTACGTTTATTATTAGTAGTACTGCTGATACCGAGTGCTGCCGGTTTTTTCTTTCCAGTCGATTTGAATGATTCTATATCAACCGCGATCGCAACAACAGCGACAGCAACAAATAATTCTGCGATTCCCTTGTGGTTGAATTTAATCGTATTGGCTGGATGCTGTTTTGTGGGAGTTTGGGGTGGAAATCGTCTGGGTTTACCTGCCTCTGGGTTTTTAGGTACTTTTTTAATTGGTTTAGCAGTATTTTGGAGTTGCCCCTACGATTTAGTTGTTCCTCGATGGTTATTTGCTACGGGATTGTTATGTGTAGGGCTTTCGATTGGAGTTAAATTCGATATTAAAACCGCAACTAAGCTTTTAAAAGCGGTATTAATCGAAATCGTTTTAGTAATTTCGTTGATTCTTTTGTGTCTTGGTGTAGGTTACGAGTTTCATGCATTTACCCATGTTGACATCATTACTTCTTTATTAGGATTTACTCCAGGGGGATTAGAAGCGATGGTTGCGACTGTAATGCAGTTGGGTGGTGACACGGGTTTAGTATTAGCAATGCAGTTAACGCGAATGTTGATTATTATCGCTTTTGGTCCTTGGTTGGTAAATTTTGCGATGAAAACTGCTAAAAGCGAGCAGTGA
- a CDS encoding RNA-guided endonuclease TnpB family protein produces the protein MATKRITFRLYPSKTQNDKMHYWRRLHKDLYNACIEHRKISYKKFGKPISYYDQQNCLPDFKEEWGEYKELGSHALQDTIKRVDFAFKWFFKLKSGYPKFKASRRYKGWTYPCKSGWKACTNGKNGYLKISNLGNIKVRGQARDWGTPKTCTIMFKQGKWYASITVDCIPTRPTTDTGAIGLDFGTHHAIADSNGGVIDNPRFVKTAQVKINKIAKTSRRKRPPNFRRKVKASRRWKKANKAVAKIQSKVARQRQDWQHKVSTQIVSCNSLVATEKLNLKGMTRKSKGKNKRQKSGLNRSLLDVGIGNLKDLIKYKVTEAGGFYIEVPTKKVKPSQTCPNCGHQKKKTLAQREHYCEKCGYRCDRDVAAAMVMLNHARGMECASTDSDELTSTWCGSFKQVAQVKSQKRVSQR, from the coding sequence ATGGCTACCAAAAGAATTACTTTTAGACTTTATCCGTCAAAGACGCAAAACGATAAGATGCACTACTGGCGTAGATTGCATAAAGACTTGTATAACGCTTGTATCGAACATCGTAAAATTTCTTATAAGAAGTTTGGCAAACCAATTAGTTATTATGACCAACAAAATTGCTTGCCTGATTTTAAAGAAGAGTGGGGAGAGTACAAAGAACTTGGTAGCCATGCATTACAAGACACTATCAAGCGTGTTGATTTTGCATTCAAATGGTTTTTTAAACTTAAGTCTGGGTATCCAAAATTCAAAGCTAGCCGTAGATATAAAGGATGGACTTATCCTTGTAAATCGGGCTGGAAAGCTTGTACTAATGGCAAGAATGGTTATTTAAAAATATCCAATCTAGGTAACATCAAAGTGCGCGGTCAAGCGCGTGATTGGGGAACACCAAAAACTTGCACAATTATGTTTAAACAAGGTAAATGGTACGCCTCAATTACTGTAGATTGTATTCCAACTAGACCGACTACCGATACAGGTGCTATTGGTTTGGACTTTGGTACTCACCATGCAATTGCTGATTCTAACGGTGGGGTAATCGATAATCCTAGATTTGTTAAAACTGCTCAAGTCAAAATCAATAAAATTGCTAAAACTAGTCGTCGTAAACGTCCACCTAATTTCAGAAGGAAGGTTAAAGCCTCACGACGTTGGAAAAAAGCCAATAAAGCTGTAGCCAAAATACAATCTAAAGTTGCTCGTCAAAGGCAAGACTGGCAGCATAAAGTTTCTACACAAATAGTTAGCTGTAATAGCTTGGTAGCGACTGAGAAGTTAAACCTTAAAGGGATGACTCGTAAATCAAAAGGTAAAAATAAACGTCAAAAATCAGGACTCAATCGGTCACTTCTTGATGTTGGAATCGGTAATTTAAAAGATTTAATAAAATATAAAGTTACCGAGGCTGGAGGATTTTACATTGAGGTTCCAACCAAAAAAGTAAAACCTTCTCAAACTTGCCCTAACTGCGGTCATCAAAAAAAGAAAACGTTAGCACAAAGAGAACACTATTGTGAGAAATGCGGTTACCGATGCGACAGAGATGTAGCCGCAGCAATGGTAATGCTTAATCATGCAAGGGGTATGGAATGTGCCTCTACAGACTCAGATGAGTTGACCTCTACTTGGTGCGGAAGCTTCAAGCAAGTTGCTCAAGTGAAGAGTCAGAAACGTGTATCTCAGCGATAG
- a CDS encoding DUF2301 domain-containing membrane protein, whose product MTTQTASIPEIYQGQFGEFTITKDDRSGVVIYRAGLAIAALCFAIGTGLVLFSNNPNLQLITFLYAGFSLALGVSLLTIHIYMVELHRALQVFWAIGSISAIVFAFSNKQTLAETIYNYPLTIFGIGFTFAALTGIYFKEAFCFNRLETKLLTPIVPLLLLGHMTKILPVEVEKGLLAVWAVFFIIFAIRKAIQAIPPDIGDKSVFEYLKNQKKIGHRA is encoded by the coding sequence ATGACAACACAAACAGCATCGATACCAGAAATCTATCAAGGTCAATTTGGCGAATTTACAATTACTAAAGATGACCGATCGGGCGTAGTTATCTACCGTGCAGGTTTGGCGATCGCCGCACTCTGCTTTGCTATCGGTACGGGTTTGGTATTATTCAGCAATAATCCCAATTTACAACTCATAACATTTTTGTATGCTGGTTTTAGTCTTGCTCTGGGAGTGAGCTTGTTAACCATTCATATCTATATGGTAGAGTTGCATCGAGCATTACAAGTTTTTTGGGCAATTGGCAGTATTTCCGCGATTGTTTTTGCTTTCTCTAACAAGCAAACTTTAGCAGAAACAATTTACAATTATCCCCTTACTATATTCGGAATTGGTTTTACCTTCGCAGCCTTGACGGGTATTTATTTTAAAGAAGCTTTTTGTTTCAACCGTTTAGAAACTAAACTGCTAACCCCGATAGTTCCACTGCTGCTTTTAGGACATATGACCAAAATTCTTCCTGTAGAAGTAGAAAAAGGTTTATTAGCAGTTTGGGCAGTATTTTTTATAATCTTCGCAATCCGTAAAGCTATACAGGCAATTCCTCCTGATATTGGAGACAAATCTGTATTTGAATATCTAAAAAATCAAAAGAAAATAGGGCATAGGGCATAG
- the fabG gene encoding 3-oxoacyl-ACP reductase FabG, which yields MKDKQVLLTGATGGLGVGVTPIVLAQGAFVTIPYRKPEDVENLKQIIPPSDLNRVKFVSADLKSESSVKNIVDSMVKVDVLIHLVGGFSMGKTDEYSFEDWKNDFDLNLNTTFLTCKYCLIKMLQNNYGRIVTIGSRGAVEPVGGLAAYCASKAGVVALTKAIADETKGTNITANSVLPSVIDTEANRKAMGTEDSDKWVKPKSLAEAICFLADETAQDIRGAAIPVYGNI from the coding sequence ATGAAAGATAAACAAGTCTTGCTCACTGGAGCTACCGGTGGGCTGGGTGTAGGTGTGACACCGATAGTTTTGGCTCAAGGTGCTTTCGTTACAATCCCTTACCGCAAACCTGAAGATGTAGAAAATTTAAAGCAAATTATTCCGCCATCCGATTTAAATAGAGTGAAATTTGTTTCTGCGGATTTAAAGTCCGAATCTTCTGTAAAAAACATTGTTGATTCGATGGTGAAGGTAGACGTTTTAATTCATCTAGTAGGTGGTTTTTCCATGGGAAAAACAGATGAGTATAGTTTTGAAGATTGGAAAAATGATTTTGATTTAAATTTAAATACTACTTTTCTAACTTGTAAGTATTGTTTGATCAAGATGCTACAAAATAACTACGGTCGTATTGTTACAATAGGTTCTCGTGGTGCTGTAGAACCTGTAGGTGGCTTAGCTGCTTACTGTGCCTCAAAAGCTGGGGTTGTAGCTTTAACTAAAGCTATTGCCGATGAAACTAAAGGTACTAATATTACCGCAAACAGCGTCCTCCCTAGCGTAATTGATACCGAAGCTAATCGGAAAGCGATGGGCACTGAAGATAGCGATAAATGGGTAAAACCAAAATCTCTAGCTGAAGCCATCTGTTTTCTAGCTGACGAAACCGCACAAGATATTCGAGGAGCAGCAATTCCTGTTTACGGTAATATTTAA
- the tnpA gene encoding IS200/IS605 family transposase, producing the protein MKARKSSHSVFSVRLHFVFVTHYRRKVLDTKMLDRLKEMVKQVSEKMSCELIEFNGEADHIHILLNFHPKNSIAAVVGSLKSSTARMLKKEFPEEVKKYYWGKVSFWSNSYYVASCGGAPIDVLKKYIQNQATP; encoded by the coding sequence ATGAAAGCTAGAAAAAGTTCTCATAGCGTTTTTAGTGTGCGATTGCACTTTGTATTTGTGACTCATTATCGACGTAAAGTGTTAGATACTAAAATGCTTGACCGCCTCAAAGAAATGGTCAAGCAAGTGTCAGAAAAGATGAGTTGTGAATTAATTGAGTTTAACGGCGAAGCAGACCATATCCATATACTGCTAAACTTCCATCCTAAAAACTCAATTGCTGCTGTGGTAGGAAGTTTAAAAAGCTCTACTGCCCGTATGCTAAAAAAAGAATTTCCTGAAGAAGTGAAAAAATATTACTGGGGTAAGGTTTCTTTTTGGTCGAACTCCTATTACGTGGCATCTTGCGGTGGTGCGCCAATTGATGTTTTAAAGAAATATATCCAAAACCAAGCAACACCCTGA
- a CDS encoding sensor histidine kinase encodes MLSTIFIPHGHCYLWKTGLVSLHLISDSLITVAYFLIPMMLVYIVNKRDDVPFDWIFLCFGAFIILCGFTHLAEVWTLWHPNYWVSGWLKASTAAISLGTAILLFWLTPKLVAIPNVPKLEALNIALETEIIERKQIETKLSLQTQHLEETLLELQRTQAQMIHTEKMSGLGQMVAGVAHEINNPVSFVYSNLVPAREYARDFIELLELYQQEYSQPLPKIEEKIEEIELDFIKEDFIKLLDSMQVGTERIYKIVLSLRNFSRLDEAEFKRVDIHEGIDSTLMILGNQLKANVEHSEIQVIKEYAHIPNVECYPSQLNQVFMNIIANAIDAFEEKPDNQKQKQNKIMISTHQVDNNYIKIIIADNACGIPPEIHGKVFDPFFTTKQVGKGTGLGLSISYEIVTDKHGGKLSFDSTPSEGTKFVIEIPIKH; translated from the coding sequence ATGCTATCTACTATATTTATTCCTCACGGACATTGTTATTTATGGAAAACTGGGTTAGTTTCTCTGCATCTAATTTCAGATTCTTTGATTACAGTTGCTTATTTTTTAATTCCTATGATGCTTGTTTATATAGTTAATAAACGAGATGATGTCCCTTTTGATTGGATATTTCTTTGTTTTGGTGCTTTCATTATTTTGTGTGGATTTACACATTTAGCGGAAGTTTGGACTTTATGGCATCCGAATTATTGGGTTTCTGGTTGGTTGAAGGCTTCGACTGCGGCAATTTCTTTAGGTACAGCGATTTTACTTTTTTGGTTAACCCCAAAGTTAGTTGCAATTCCTAATGTTCCAAAGTTGGAAGCATTAAATATAGCTTTAGAAACAGAAATTATTGAAAGAAAACAGATAGAAACAAAGTTAAGTTTGCAAACTCAGCATTTAGAAGAAACTTTATTAGAACTTCAGCGAACTCAAGCTCAGATGATTCATACGGAGAAAATGTCTGGGTTGGGACAAATGGTAGCGGGAGTTGCTCACGAAATCAATAATCCAGTTAGCTTTGTTTATAGTAATCTTGTTCCTGCAAGAGAATATGCTCGCGATTTTATCGAATTATTAGAACTTTACCAGCAAGAATATTCTCAACCTCTTCCCAAAATTGAAGAGAAAATAGAAGAAATAGAATTAGATTTTATTAAAGAAGATTTTATAAAATTACTCGATTCAATGCAGGTAGGAACCGAGCGTATTTATAAAATCGTTTTATCGCTGCGTAATTTTTCTCGTCTGGATGAAGCTGAATTTAAACGAGTTGATATTCATGAAGGTATTGATAGTACTTTGATGATTTTAGGGAATCAATTAAAAGCAAATGTAGAACATTCTGAAATCCAAGTTATTAAAGAATATGCTCATATTCCTAATGTGGAATGCTATCCCAGTCAGCTAAATCAGGTATTTATGAATATTATTGCTAATGCTATCGATGCTTTTGAAGAAAAGCCAGATAATCAAAAACAGAAGCAAAATAAAATTATGATTTCTACTCATCAAGTTGATAATAATTATATAAAAATCATTATTGCTGATAATGCTTGCGGCATTCCTCCTGAAATACATGGAAAAGTATTTGACCCATTTTTCACAACTAAACAAGTAGGAAAAGGTACGGGTTTGGGTTTGTCCATTAGCTATGAAATTGTTACAGATAAACATGGTGGAAAATTATCTTTTGATTCTACTCCTTCGGAAGGAACGAAATTTGTGATTGAAATTCCTATTAAGCATTAG
- a CDS encoding adenylate/guanylate cyclase domain-containing protein — MLEKIFNKHNTPRKFESLELNSSFSILRVSKHVRYFAYYPQEVILERDVRLGFPEFVGLENVMTSILEEKQELFELEGVHRFNEEKGDFYIDIYIVSEPTENRLIILFEDVTNRMLLEQKLNQRVNETNLLSSTLVAYKNYMDKVIASMADALIVTTKSGQIKRVNKATVELLGYTEEEIIDKQISLIIDDNKLLQKAIQQRSLYKQYFQNVEVVCRTKSKERKLIAFSCSVISKKINGVEDIVYIGRDITAKKRRQQRKSAQYTITNILSESVTVKQAIPQILQAICESLGWDVGELWTPNQYLSVKQKNVSNPVLRCVEMWSSRRVEVRAFEAITWLTTLSPGVGLAGKVWESLAPVWCEDIANDDICPRFNRVEETELHAAFGFPIINENRILGVMIFFSREVLFRDEDLLQMMVSIGSQIAQFLQRKQAESALLESEERYRDLFENANDLIQSVNPYGRFLYTNRAWEETLGYSKSDLDGITVFDIVHPDFRIRCRDVFYRVMSSGKFEQLQAAFMTKNGQTIFLEGNLNCKFVEGKPAATRAIFRDVTARISAEKALRHQQEQTEKLLLNILPVSIANRLKQEPGTIAEHFEDVTVMFADIVGFTQIAASVTAKTLVNLLNQIFSLFDRLSLKYDLEKIKTIGDAYMVVGGLPTRNSNHPQAIAAMALEMQNAIETFNKRNNLNLSIRIGIHTGSVVAGVIGLQKFSYDLWGNTVNIASRMESHGLPGKIQVTEDTCKRLQHKFILEKRGEILVKGKGLMTTYLLMGSREVGNRE; from the coding sequence GTGTTAGAGAAAATTTTTAATAAACATAATACACCACGCAAATTTGAAAGCTTGGAGTTAAATAGTAGTTTTTCTATTTTACGTGTATCTAAGCATGTACGGTATTTTGCTTATTATCCTCAAGAAGTCATTTTGGAAAGAGATGTCCGTTTAGGTTTCCCAGAATTTGTGGGACTTGAAAATGTGATGACATCTATATTAGAGGAAAAACAGGAACTATTTGAGTTAGAAGGTGTCCACCGCTTCAATGAAGAAAAAGGTGATTTTTATATAGATATATATATTGTCAGCGAACCGACTGAAAATCGGTTAATAATTTTGTTTGAAGATGTCACGAATCGGATGCTTCTAGAGCAGAAATTGAATCAAAGAGTGAATGAAACTAATTTACTTTCAAGTACTTTAGTTGCTTATAAGAATTATATGGATAAGGTAATCGCTTCAATGGCAGATGCCTTGATTGTGACAACTAAATCCGGACAAATTAAAAGAGTCAATAAAGCAACAGTAGAATTATTAGGTTATACAGAAGAAGAAATAATTGATAAACAAATTTCTCTAATTATCGATGATAACAAGTTGTTACAAAAAGCGATTCAACAACGTTCTTTATATAAACAATATTTTCAGAATGTAGAAGTTGTTTGTCGAACTAAATCAAAAGAAAGAAAATTGATTGCTTTCTCTTGTTCGGTGATTAGCAAGAAAATTAATGGAGTAGAAGATATTGTTTATATTGGTAGAGATATTACTGCAAAAAAGCGCCGTCAGCAGCGTAAAAGCGCCCAATATACAATTACAAATATATTATCCGAATCAGTTACAGTCAAACAAGCTATACCGCAAATTTTACAAGCAATTTGTGAAAGTTTGGGATGGGATGTAGGAGAATTATGGACTCCCAATCAATACCTTAGTGTCAAACAGAAAAATGTAAGTAATCCAGTCTTAAGATGTGTAGAAATGTGGTCTTCTCGTAGGGTGGAAGTGCGAGCATTTGAAGCGATTACTTGGTTAACAACTTTAAGCCCTGGAGTTGGATTAGCAGGTAAAGTTTGGGAAAGTCTTGCTCCGGTATGGTGTGAAGACATAGCTAATGATGATATTTGCCCGCGATTCAATCGAGTAGAAGAAACAGAATTACATGCGGCTTTCGGGTTTCCCATTATTAACGAGAATAGAATTTTGGGAGTGATGATTTTCTTTAGCCGAGAAGTATTATTTAGAGATGAGGATTTGCTGCAAATGATGGTTTCTATTGGCAGTCAAATCGCGCAATTTTTGCAAAGAAAACAAGCCGAATCAGCACTTTTAGAAAGTGAAGAAAGATACCGCGATCTATTTGAAAATGCCAACGATTTAATTCAATCGGTTAATCCTTACGGAAGATTTTTGTATACCAATCGTGCTTGGGAAGAAACTTTGGGATATAGCAAGTCCGATCTCGATGGTATAACCGTATTTGACATTGTACATCCGGATTTTAGAATACGCTGCCGAGATGTTTTTTATCGAGTCATGTCAAGCGGTAAGTTTGAGCAACTTCAAGCCGCATTTATGACTAAAAACGGTCAAACTATCTTTTTAGAAGGAAACCTTAACTGTAAATTTGTCGAAGGAAAACCCGCCGCGACACGGGCTATTTTTCGAGACGTTACCGCTAGAATCTCCGCAGAAAAGGCATTACGCCACCAGCAAGAGCAAACAGAAAAATTGTTGCTTAATATTCTACCAGTCAGCATCGCCAATCGTTTGAAACAGGAGCCTGGTACTATCGCCGAGCATTTTGAAGATGTAACGGTGATGTTTGCAGATATTGTCGGTTTTACTCAAATTGCAGCTTCGGTGACTGCTAAAACTTTGGTAAACTTATTAAATCAAATTTTTTCGTTATTTGACCGTCTTTCGCTGAAATATGACTTAGAAAAGATAAAAACCATAGGTGATGCCTATATGGTTGTCGGTGGTTTGCCTACGCGAAATTCAAATCATCCCCAAGCGATTGCTGCAATGGCATTAGAGATGCAAAATGCTATTGAAACCTTTAACAAAAGAAATAATTTAAACTTAAGTATTCGCATTGGGATTCATACTGGTTCCGTAGTCGCTGGAGTTATTGGACTGCAAAAATTTTCATACGATTTATGGGGAAATACTGTGAATATTGCCAGCCGGATGGAATCTCATGGTTTACCTGGAAAAATTCAAGTAACTGAAGATACTTGTAAGAGATTGCAACACAAATTTATTTTAGAAAAACGGGGAGAAATTTTAGTCAAAGGAAAAGGTTTAATGACTACTTACTTATTGATGGGGAGTAGGGAAGTAGGGAATAGGGAATAG
- the dprA gene encoding DNA-processing protein DprA, whose amino-acid sequence MTQERAYWLAWSRVSGIGPVLLQRLNQHFGSPKTSWEANSSDLGEVEGFGLQTLQKVTKQRSQINPEKLLEQHEQENPNFWTPADAEYPRLLLEIPSPPPVLYYHGKVELSENLAQKPLVAIVGTRQPTEYGVRWTRRISAALVQNGFTVVSGLAEGIDTASHAAAIKAGGRTIAALGTGVDMVYPAKNRKLYEQILNQGFVVSEYPTKTQPHRTHFPRRNRIIAGLSRAVLVMEAPQKSGALITADYANEFGRDVYALPGRLDDFSSQGCLKLVSQGATPILKELDDLLKMLGAIPQVNNVSNFTSEPEKPLPDLPPELHQVMKAISSESLPFDFIIQQTQMPAAEVSSALLQLELMGLVSQLPGMRYQRN is encoded by the coding sequence TTGACGCAAGAACGTGCGTACTGGTTAGCTTGGTCGCGAGTTTCGGGAATTGGACCGGTACTATTGCAAAGATTAAACCAACATTTTGGTTCGCCGAAAACCTCTTGGGAAGCAAATTCTTCTGATTTAGGAGAAGTTGAAGGTTTTGGTTTACAAACTTTACAAAAAGTAACTAAACAACGCTCTCAAATAAATCCAGAAAAATTACTAGAACAGCACGAACAAGAAAATCCTAATTTCTGGACTCCAGCAGATGCAGAATATCCCCGTTTATTATTAGAAATCCCCAGCCCACCACCCGTACTTTACTATCATGGCAAGGTGGAGTTATCAGAAAATTTGGCGCAAAAACCCCTCGTTGCCATAGTTGGAACGCGACAACCTACAGAATACGGTGTCCGTTGGACTCGTCGCATTAGCGCTGCTTTAGTACAAAATGGTTTTACAGTAGTTTCTGGTTTAGCTGAAGGAATCGATACCGCTTCACATGCGGCTGCAATCAAGGCCGGTGGACGCACCATTGCAGCTTTAGGCACGGGTGTTGATATGGTGTATCCCGCAAAAAATCGCAAATTATACGAACAGATTTTAAATCAAGGTTTTGTTGTCAGCGAATATCCCACAAAAACTCAACCCCATAGAACTCACTTTCCTCGACGCAATCGAATTATTGCAGGTTTATCTCGTGCTGTATTGGTGATGGAAGCACCTCAAAAATCCGGTGCGTTAATTACCGCCGACTATGCAAACGAATTTGGTAGAGATGTTTACGCATTACCGGGAAGACTCGATGATTTTTCTTCTCAGGGATGCTTAAAATTAGTTTCTCAAGGCGCTACTCCCATTCTTAAGGAATTAGATGACTTATTAAAAATGTTGGGTGCGATTCCTCAAGTGAATAATGTGAGCAATTTTACATCTGAACCAGAAAAGCCTTTACCAGATTTACCCCCCGAATTGCATCAGGTAATGAAAGCAATTTCCTCGGAATCTTTGCCTTTTGATTTTATAATTCAACAAACCCAAATGCCAGCAGCAGAAGTATCTAGCGCTTTATTACAGTTAGAATTAATGGGTTTGGTTTCGCAGCTTCCAGGAATGCGATATCAAAGAAATTAA